Part of the Thermostichus vulcanus str. 'Rupite' genome is shown below.
TGGCGCCAACCTACGGTTGAAGGCGCTGGAAAACCAGATCGATCTCTACAAAATGATGGCCAAGCTGATGAACTGCGGCGGCAACGGCCAATGTGGCACCTGTGTGGTGGAGATCGTGGAGGGCTTGGAAAATCTCTCCCCACGCACCCCAGCGGAAGAACGCAAACTCAAGCGCAAACCCGACAATTACCGTCTCGCCTGCCAGACCAAGGTGCTGGGGGATGTTTCCGTCAAGACCAAACCCTAAACAGGCCCTCTGTTCTTCCTCTCTGCGCAAGCTGTACCTGAGAGTGATATGCTGACTGCCAGTTGGGTTCGCGGCATGTGAAGCTATGGAAACAAACTACTTGGGCCTTCTGGCCACGATCTTGGCGATTT
Proteins encoded:
- a CDS encoding 2Fe-2S iron-sulfur cluster-binding protein, whose translation is MATIHFVNENQEIFVADGANLRLKALENQIDLYKMMAKLMNCGGNGQCGTCVVEIVEGLENLSPRTPAEERKLKRKPDNYRLACQTKVLGDVSVKTKP